A stretch of the Naumannella halotolerans genome encodes the following:
- a CDS encoding response regulator has product MVIVDDQEMVRAGFGALLDAQPGISVVGQAADGDEVLDLVDRTDPDIVLMDIRMPRMNGLQAARAVAAAHGSRPRIIMLTTFDLDDYVFEALRAGASGFLLKDARAADLIAAVKVVAAGEALLSPSVTRSLIAEFVARPERSARPPSMAGLTQRELEVMEQVAKGLSNAEIAGELYLSEQTVKTHVSRILAKLALRDRAQIVVAAYEAGVVVPGS; this is encoded by the coding sequence GTGGTGATCGTGGACGATCAGGAGATGGTCCGCGCCGGCTTCGGTGCCCTGCTCGACGCCCAGCCGGGGATCAGTGTGGTCGGACAGGCGGCCGACGGTGACGAGGTGCTCGACCTGGTCGATCGCACCGATCCCGACATCGTGCTGATGGACATCCGGATGCCCCGGATGAACGGGCTGCAGGCGGCCCGCGCGGTGGCCGCAGCCCATGGTTCGCGGCCGCGGATCATCATGCTCACCACCTTCGACCTCGACGACTACGTCTTCGAGGCCCTGCGAGCCGGTGCCAGCGGATTCCTGTTGAAGGACGCCCGGGCCGCCGATCTGATCGCCGCGGTGAAGGTCGTCGCGGCCGGGGAGGCGTTGCTCTCACCGTCGGTGACCCGCTCACTGATCGCCGAGTTCGTCGCCCGGCCCGAACGCAGCGCCCGGCCGCCGTCGATGGCGGGGTTGACCCAGCGCGAGCTGGAGGTGATGGAGCAGGTGGCGAAGGGGCTCTCGAATGCCGAGATCGCCGGCGAGCTGTACCTGTCGGAGCAGACGGTGAAGACCCATGTCAGTCGAATCCTGGCCAAGTTGGCACTGCGTGACCGGGCGCAGATCGTGGTCGCAGCCTACGAGGCCGGGGTGGTCGTACCCGGCTCCTGA
- a CDS encoding fatty acid desaturase family protein, with amino-acid sequence MPQLDLRPRRRDGHLSDYTALSAQVKEAGLLQRSHGYYVAVTAAWLAVLAALAIGSYLIGDSWWQLAPAPLFAMVTAQFGFLGHDAAHRQIFASNKHNDFAALFYANLLVGMGLSWWQHKHNRHHASPNKIGTDPDIAPGAISFTNQGTSGRKTPLTRWLTRHQGKYFFALMTLLGLQMQLNSLRRLFSTETVKYRRTELVLLLVRHGVAIGFAFTVMSPMVAIAFLACAQMTLGLYFGLAFAPNHIGRPIVPETVKIDFLRRQVLMSRNLTGGRLVDVAMGGLNHQVEHHLFPSMSRPNLRRVAPMVRAHCATVGVEYHQTSLPQAYQEVADFIDNVGIGEVDLWRCPLASSMGRA; translated from the coding sequence ATGCCCCAACTCGATCTCCGGCCGCGGCGCCGCGACGGCCATCTCAGCGACTACACCGCGCTCAGTGCGCAGGTCAAGGAAGCCGGTCTGCTGCAGCGATCCCACGGTTACTACGTGGCCGTGACCGCTGCCTGGTTGGCCGTCCTGGCGGCATTGGCGATCGGCTCGTACCTGATCGGCGACAGCTGGTGGCAGCTGGCGCCGGCCCCGCTCTTCGCGATGGTGACCGCCCAGTTCGGGTTCCTCGGACACGATGCCGCACACCGGCAGATCTTCGCCTCGAACAAGCACAACGACTTCGCGGCCCTGTTCTACGCCAACCTGCTGGTCGGCATGGGCCTGAGCTGGTGGCAGCACAAGCACAATCGGCATCACGCCTCACCGAACAAGATCGGCACCGATCCCGACATCGCCCCCGGTGCGATCAGTTTCACCAACCAGGGCACCAGCGGCCGGAAGACGCCGCTGACCCGTTGGCTGACCCGGCACCAGGGAAAGTACTTCTTCGCCCTGATGACCTTGTTGGGCCTGCAGATGCAGTTGAACAGCCTGCGCCGGTTGTTCTCGACCGAGACGGTGAAGTACCGCCGTACCGAGCTCGTCCTGCTGCTGGTCCGCCACGGTGTGGCGATCGGTTTCGCCTTCACCGTGATGTCACCGATGGTCGCGATCGCCTTCCTGGCCTGTGCCCAGATGACCCTGGGCCTGTACTTCGGGCTGGCTTTCGCCCCGAACCACATCGGGCGCCCGATCGTCCCCGAGACGGTGAAGATCGACTTCCTGCGACGTCAGGTACTGATGAGCCGCAACCTCACCGGTGGCCGGTTGGTGGATGTGGCGATGGGCGGCCTGAACCACCAGGTCGAGCACCACCTCTTCCCCTCGATGTCGCGGCCGAATCTGCGACGGGTGGCGCCGATGGTACGAGCGCACTGCGCGACTGTGGGCGTCGAGTACCACCAGACCTCGCTGCCGCAGGCCTATCAGGAGGTGGCCGATTTCATCGACAACGTCGGCATCGGCGAGGTCGACCTGTGGCGCTGCCCGCTGGCGTCGTCGATGGGCCGCGCCTGA